The Hordeum vulgare subsp. vulgare chromosome 4H, MorexV3_pseudomolecules_assembly, whole genome shotgun sequence genomic interval aggtcttgatgaacactcgggacaaatctgcccagcagtatatgcttgatggagccagttGATTTAGCCAGGCACgggccgaaccatccagcatcaggggtaagtgcttcatcgcaacattgtcgttgccgccgacgatctgaactgccactcggtaatcatctagccacgtctctggcttggactctccagtgaacttgcttattccggccgccaacctgaagttggggggaatatcagcggagtggattgctcgactgaaacactcaggCCTAgagatgacagagccacttccactcggacgatcgccGTGTATCCGTCACGATGGGCTCGGCCTCTGTCAACTCTCTTCTGAGTGAGATAATCTCTTACATCACGCCTCTGGTCGTGGTCGTCGACCACCGATCGCCTTTCGTCGTTGCGCCAGGGCGCATAcgaaccactccgcggaggagagcgCGAGTGATAGCGATAATCACGATTTAACTCGGGGGGAAGCGGATTCCGCCACTGGTCTCTACCGATCTTCTCAGTGATCTCCTCCTCTGCGACGCTGAGGAGAACCCGGGTTGTAAACCGACCGAACTGTGTCTGCTCGGACGGAATTGTTGTGCAGTCTGTTGTGAGACTGAGAGACAgcggaattctgctgctgcgccgcctgcaacagggcacggatctgctgcaCTCCTCTGCATGCTGATGAATTTGACGGCTGGATGGAGTCTGCAATCCTtgcggccgcagccaagttgaggataggcATGCGGAATACCTCGATGTTGTCGACCTGATGAGATCGCCGACCGGATGCTGGGGGCGCGGATGATGACGCGCACCCGTAGTCTCTCCAGTTTCCCGCTTGTCCCGATTGGTCCTTGGCGGGCTCTCGTGTGAGCcagccatgaaaacctctgccgCAGGGCTGCAGTTCTCACACTCGGAAGGAGGGCCAGACGGATCTGACACCGAGTGGGATGCAGCACACGGAGGTGTAGCAGGTTCGATTGTTGCCACCTGCGGCGAAGATGCTTGACGCGCGAGTGCATGACGCACCCACCGCTAGAGCcgtgagcgaccggatcgcttgttgcgacgtGCGATGGGTAGCATAGTCGACATCGGAGTCGAGGTTGGCGAAGAAGGACTCTGCAAGAACTGGCGCGGAAGAACGTCGCCCCGCGGactggaagcgcctcgacgtcgagaggcgcctcctggAGCCATGTCGAATCGTCGGTGATGAAGACGAGTGTGCCGAACACGATCTCGTGGCCAAGACACAAATCACTGTCGAAAGACATGGCGAAGAGGAAAAAATGCAAACTTGTCGGAAGTcgcctagacgcctgccccacaatgggcgccaactgtcgtggatataagtgtgacagtagatgtgtagggtgcgaaagtagagggcagagtcctagctacgacaaggttgtatgagttcaggctcctctgcggtggaggtaacagccttacgtctcagtgctcttggagcttggtgtcgagtggaatatgaatgttacagaatgcgaacccttgtaccagagaggaggggtggcttatatagagtgcactgcccctcataagtgtccaccTTTCAAGGGTGTAATAAGTGGGATtggatgcatacgttacaggtaagtaTGCCATAAAGGACtttaactacagtagtctaacgtctGACCGTTAGCCTCGCTGGAGTGGCTTGTGGCTTgtatgtcgactggcttctggtatttaccgagtggaatccagtcgtcgagtattAGGTAACCTACCGAGTGGatcagaggttgtcttaatccagtcagTAAGTATCTTGTGAcccttaagctaataatgaggtgcccttgggtaggacttataggtcaggcatatgaccctaccctagggctatgacCCCATCAGCGATGCTGGTGAATTAGTGTGATGCCCCCAACTTAgttgtatgctaatcatacacgcaaatgcgtatgaccaagattggggactcacgagaagatatcacaacacaactctatacACAAActaaagtcatacaagcttcatattacaagtcaggggcctcgagggctcgaatacaaacAAGTCAGCGAAAGCAAACAACATATGAGTACACCCATAAGTaaacaagttttgccttaagagggctagcacaaacataacatcagatcgaaaaggcaaggcctcctgcatgggagcctcctaactactcctggtcgtgagcggcctccacatagtagtaggcttcGTCAGAGTAGTAGTAGTCATCGACGGGATCAACTGGCTCCTAGGCTCCGTCATCTGGTCGCGGAAATCGTATGAAGAggaaaaaggggagcaaagcaacgatgagtacttatccaaagtactcgcaagactgacaacaCAACTATGCTAACtacgcatcagtatcaaaggaatggggctatatctttggactggCTGCAGAAATGCGATAATAGAgagaagacctagtcctatcaaagactagtagCTTCAGTGCTTGCAGCAATAGAATAGTGTAGATCAGCATAAGTAAAATGTAGCTAGTTTATTAAGTAACACCTAGAGATCCTTCCTTGACTCCCTGCTAGAAAGCAAAATCGGAGCTAACATTTCAATTAAGTCACATTTCTAGTTTTATTAGATCAGGATACAACTCTGAGTGTCCGTTACCGTGGACACAGTTATTCGaatagatatatttccatgcgagGGTGCACAAACTTACCCAACACGCTCGATTAACTCGGGCCGGACACACTTGCTTGGGTAATGCCCGACTTCGGGTGATCAACACGTCGTAGTCCTACCTAATCTCAACAGAGACGCCACACGCCAGTCTACATCCTAATCGCAAAGGGGTCATGGGCCAATCACCCTTCACAATCATGCGCGTTGCGAGGACGGCCGATgtgagtcctggcacctctttatACAAAGACGGTGCTTACGCCGGCCACCCGCGCACGTGCCTCTCACTATGACATCTTAAGAGCTTTCGGGCAAATGTACAACATAGAGTGCCCATACTTATTCTCGCGTGGTGGTTAGTGCGAAACAGGCTAGAGGCCTTCCCAGATCAAATATCCAAACCCATTAATGCTTTGTTAACTGCGATGACGATCAAtgatccatgatatgtggtcccatcgccccgtctcgaggacttgtggcaagggccaagaatgcccggccacgcctcgtcacTATCACGCGGGTATCCACTCGCTCCACACATCTCATCATGTTTAAGTAGTAAAGTTAAAGTAACCGTGTGTCTATAACATCAAAGGAATCcggggtatcaccctcgatggattccaatcgatgtaaccgtcaaggtgacccgggaggaatcaccctcgatggttcacGCTTGAGGGTTGCACGAGAGAACCGTTGTCGGAAGTGGTGAAGAAGGAATCACCCTCTGTAATGAACCTCTCGTTACTACACTACAAAGTTCACATCAGGAGTACATTATGGGGTATTACCTTCGGtagtcgatagtagctctgcacggTCGTACAATTGAGGGGTGTGAGGTGATGTGATGGGCCTGGCTTGTCGATCAAGATGATCGAGTCTTCGAGTTTTCAAGTCGAGTCTTCGATGATGAAGCACGGGCAACTGGGACACAGTGGGATCACTGGGGATCACTAatcaacctatactaagcatttaatatgcAGTAGGGTACAACAGTAGTTTAACAAAAACAGGAGCAAAATCTAATACAAGCATGGGAGAGAAAGAATTGGGCGATACcgaaatgatcaaggggggttgcttgccttcttGCTCTGCTGCAAAAGGCTGGTCATCGACGGTGTAATCGTACCAGCAGTAGCGTCAGTTTCGGTGTCCATCAGAGAAAAGATGGggggaaacaataaatataaaagcAAGCAaatgcatcacgatgcatgacatggcaacatgCAATGCTAAGGATGAACTAACGCAATACTAAGTGTTGCAAACACAGCGGAAGAATATCTAACGATATGTCTTGGGTCTCTTGCCTCTAACAGATAGATGATCCTAATGCCAAAATgttcatgttcatcatgctagaggCATGTGACAGATGAACGGATAACTTATCCGGATTCGTTGGATTTTTCTGAGCAACTTTCATGTCCAATGGGACCCAGTGGTCAGCCTCTGTTGGgttaacaaaaaaattaaattaaattaaactAGTTTAATTAACGGGTGGGCCGAGATTGTTAGTGAGGGTTAGAAAGGGGGGTTAATGGGGCTAATTAATTAGGCCCCAATTAACATGGGGAGGCGGATGCGGGCACGGCCCCGCGCTGATGgacggctgcggcggcggcgcgcggccgAGGGCGTCTGCGGCGGCGCGCGGCCGAGGGCAGGGTCTGCAGCGGGGAGGCCCGGCGGGCGGAGGTAGGGCAGCAGCGGCCGGCGAGCGGCGAGCAGCTACAGCGGCCAGCCACGGGGCAAGGCAGCAACTATGGCAGGAGGCTGGTGAGCAGGCAGCGTGGGCGCGAGGCCGATGCGGGGTGCGGCGTGCGCACGCGCGTGCGGTGCAGCGGTGCGGCCAGGGCGCGCGCGGGCAGGGACGGGCGCGGTCGTGCGCAGCGAGCGTGGTCGTGCGTGATAGCCGGGGACGGCGAGCAGCTGCGGGAAAAGAAGAGCGGGGCGAGGCGAGGCGGCCTCACCGGCGGTGCACGATGGCGGGGGCGGTGAGGCTCGGGGAggtccgatgaggaggaggccgGAGACGCGTTGGTGACGACGGGGTAGCGACAACTGGGCGGCGCGGCCGCGGCgagcccgagctcgagctcggggcAGAAAGGGGACGAACGGTGGGGGCGCGAGGGGGAGCGAGGTCGTGGGACGTCGGCGTTCTAAAGGGGAGGGGCCGACCATCGATAGTCGGCGCATGGCCTGCGGGGTGCCGTGACGGGCATCCAGCCCCCGTGTCCCTGTAGCGAGAGGTTAGGGACGACAGGGGTTAGGTGGGCCGGCTGAGGGGCAATGGGCTAAGGCCCAAGGAAAAAAGGGGAGCGGCCTTTTTCCCTTTGAAATGTTCTGTTTGTTTTATAGATGCGATTGTTTTGCAATATTTATCCTTATTTTTATATGTAAAAatttactccctccattcctaaatataagtctttgtagagatttcactagtgaactacatacggatgtatatagacatactttagagtatagattcaatcattttgcttcgtatgtacacccttagtgaaatcgcttaaaagacttatatttaggaacagagtagGTAACTTGCCCATTATTACAAATGCAATAAGAGACAGTATCATAAAAATTGAGGGCAACTaaatttgttttatatttttataaTTCAAAAGGCAATTAAATAATAGTTTTGGCATGTGTTATGAATTGTTTTTAGAGGCAACAAAATACTAGGAAAAAGTTGGCTACAATTTTATAAATACCAAGTGAATATTTGTAACCCAAGCATGATTTTATTTTTCAGTTTTGCAAAATATTAAAACCACTTATTAAATGAGTCTTGAATTTTTAAAAACTGAAATGAGATATGATTTAAAAATGATCTAACACTGTTTAGCAAAAATGAATTAGCTTAATCTTGTGATGATTGTAGCTTGATCACCTAGGTTACTGTAGTTGACAACCCAGGAAGTGTAACATTTAGACCCTTTCATGAGAGAGTAGCCTAGATTGTACTTAGGGTATGGGTATTGATGTATGTGTTCTGGGTCCAATTTACAGAGATGTCTATGTCACTCTAGAGTTGATGTAAATATTCTTCGTCTTCTATAAAAATTAAAATATGATAATGTCATTCACGTACTCTTAAAGAAAAAAATAATGTACACTTTTATTTGGTGCCTCCAATTGAAGGGTGGTTTCGTATCTCACTTTGTCGTAAGAAAAAACAATGAAGGGAAATTCTAATGAGGGACGCAACACTAGGCCATTCCCGTGCGGCGGCTTGCGCCCAGggctacatgcatgcatgcatgcacttttTTCTTCATGTAGTTACTATCCAACGTTTAATGAACTTTTATTTATATAAAATATAGAATATACATGCATGCTTGTCAAAATCTTCTACCTCGTACTGGTATCATCAcaatatattattttttaaattttaaaaataatttatCTCACAAACCAATAATTTGATTAGAGATCCGTTTCCACCGCTATGTTCGTTTCGGTGAGGCCTTCAAAACAAGATCCTATATTGACAtgttttgatgaatttttttCCTGCGTTACCGGTTGCCACAATTACATCATCATAGTTGTCATATTATACATGTACAGTTGTCATAAAAGTTATACATAGTTACAGaaacattttatatatttttaaagcaTTGCAATGCTATGTAATACTACAGAGTGGGCATTAAATTGGTACAAAAAAGATAGAAAATGCACAAGTACCATGCTTCAAGTTTTTTAGTGGTTTATATTATTGTTTATCAAGCTGACAACCAAGATGATTTAATTTGACAACTAAGTGAATAATAATGTGACAAGTAAGTACGAAAAAAAAAGTTACCAAAACATGttaatatgggatctagttttgaagatagcgggcccatgggtgaccataacacgacttataagggtgagggtgtcccTTCTTAATaggctagtcttttggggggagagggcccaaggcctgtcataagtcggtgttgctcttCGGTTGGGCAtgttgacgcatgtgggtcggaAATGCTGGTGTTAGCGGACACGGGATtgcgtaacaagtggtatcagagcctaggTGCCCGGAATAGATCTTGGTAGACGCAGCGAGTGGTCGGTCATGGTAGGTGGGCtggaacgctggtgttagcgggcccatgggtgaccgatgtgtgagggggagattgttgggtttagtcccacattggttgtgggaggagacataacacgacttataagggtgagAGTGTCCCCTCCTAATAGGCTAGTCTTTTGAggggagagggcccaaggcctgtcataagtcggtgATGCTCTTCGGTTGGACCTGTTGACGCATGTGGATCGGAAACGTTGGTGTTAGCGGACCCGAGATTGcataacaagtggtatcagagcacagGTGTCCGGAATAGATCCCGGTAGACTCATGGGTGGTCGGTCATGGTTGGTGGGCTGAAGACGCTGGTATTAGCGGGCCCATGGTGATCgatgtgtgagagagagattgtTGGGTTTATTCCCACATCGATTGTGGgaggagacataacacgacttataagggtgaTGGTGTTCCCTCTTAAAAGGCTAGTCTTTTGGGAGTAGAGGGTCCAAGGTCTGTCctaagtcggtgttgctctctCGTTGGGTctgttgacgcatgtgggtcggaAAAGCTGGTGTTAGCAGACCCGGGATTGCATAACACATCTCATCGCGAGAAAACCAATTGTGAAAATGGATCATCAATTGAGAtgacggtttaagagataaatctttttaaaaatgcaaataaaaaaatatttgatGATGTCATACTTGTTTATTGCTTAATGCATAAAAGAAATAGATGAGAGGAAGCCGCCGCATGCCAAGACAAATATATGGCGCCGCTGTGTAGTTGAATGCAACAATGAAATCAGTCACATAGCTCATAAACAAAGGAATGACAACATGGATAAAACCGTCTTCGTATAGTTTGCTTAACTTTGTTACATTTGGCATAAAATACAAAATTATGGTATATCTTGATTTATAAGAAAACGaaggacaacaacgataaaaacgacTACATATAGTTCGCTTAACTTCTGTGTTGGGTTTGACATTTGCGCCAAGGGCATAACTGGTCATCTAGTGAGAATGTAGCCAAAAGCGAATGGCAAAATACAAAATAATAATATATCCTGACTTataaagaacaagaaaaaaatgGCAAACATATGCTTTGCGAACCTGAATAGGCTTATTCATCGCGTGCAGCATGAGCACTTAAATCAGCAGCAGTGCAATTTCATTTTTTATGCCCGTTCTCTGCTACCAAGTGCTAACAGGATCTGATTGATTAAATGACTAACAGAAACACGCCAAGTTGACGTGCAGCAGACCATACAAAAATAAATACAGGAGATCAGATAATAAACCAACAGCAAGTTTTGAGATTAACCACTGCATAACAGTCATCACATGATTAGGGGAATTGAGTGACAAACTGACAACACAAGACAACCAGTTTACACAACGATAAATACCATCCAACTAGCATAGAAACATGGGTCTAAACTTGACAGAATTGAAGATTCATACATCTGCTACATGCACAAAAGGTGTCGAATGACAATTGGAACCTTAATCCAAGTTCGGTGATGATCCTAGATAACATAAAGGTGCAACACATGGGAGCATAAGCTACAGGAACAAATAAAGTTGGGAGATTGAAATGATTTCTGAATATTGTATCACTCGGAAAGCTGCAGTCTCGAACTCATATCGGCTAGAATGTCGTGAAACCGCACTTCAACATTAACACATGCTTCCTGAGCCATGTTAACTCCCACTTTCAACCTCAAGAGCTCTGCATCTTCATCTTTTGTCTCCCTTGCAATCTGCTCTGCTTCACCGCGAAGGTACTCAAGTTTCTGCTCAAGCTGAAATATAGCTCCTTCTTTTTCAACAAGTAATGCATGC includes:
- the LOC123446354 gene encoding uncharacterized protein LOC123446354 translates to MDGCGGGARPRASAAARGRGQGLQRGGPAGGGRAAAAGERRAATAASHGARQQLWQEAGEQAAWARGRCGVRRAHARAVQRCGQGARGQGRARSCAASVVVRDSRGRRAAAGKEERGEARRPHRRCTMAGAVRLGEVR